The proteins below come from a single Novosphingobium aromaticivorans DSM 12444 genomic window:
- a CDS encoding class I adenylate-forming enzyme family protein, which translates to MRHELHHGRVVRCLADRPRNLAEFLAAALARDPEGEAVVEGERRMTYAGLDRAARALAARMIALGVTPGDRVAVLLGNRIEYPVIVLACTFAGAIAVPMNIRQTAAETAHALAASGARLLFHEADARLPDRAQVPALAALVAIADDAPLAETLAPQDVPVSALPPLPGEDEPAVILFTSGTTGKPKGAVLTHCNIAHSILHFCHHYALREGERCLLAVPASHVTGLVALLATSLGLGGCLVIMREFKAGEFLRLMAQEQVGYTLVVPAMLTLALMQPQFESAALSNWRVCGFGGAPMPDATIADLALRLPGLALHNTYGATETTSPAVIMPADQAAARSRQLGLPVLCCDLLVMDDQGRECPPGEQGEIWMAGPMVIPRYWNDTAATAAAFVHGYWKSGDIGSRDADGHVSIHDRMKDMINRGGFKIYSVEVENALCAHPAVIEAAVVGRPCPVLGERVVAFVHAGAPASAEELRAHVAARLSDYKVPEDIRFETVPLPRNANGKLLKHALRDRLVGA; encoded by the coding sequence TTGCGCCATGAGCTGCATCATGGCCGCGTGGTGCGGTGCCTTGCCGACCGTCCCCGCAATCTTGCCGAATTCCTCGCCGCGGCCCTCGCGCGCGATCCGGAAGGCGAGGCCGTGGTCGAGGGCGAGAGGCGCATGACCTATGCGGGGCTGGACCGCGCAGCCCGCGCGCTCGCTGCGCGCATGATCGCACTGGGCGTGACGCCCGGAGACCGGGTCGCGGTGCTCCTCGGCAACCGAATCGAGTATCCCGTCATCGTCCTCGCCTGCACCTTTGCCGGCGCTATCGCGGTGCCGATGAACATTCGGCAGACCGCCGCCGAAACCGCCCATGCCCTTGCCGCCAGCGGCGCACGCCTGCTTTTCCACGAAGCGGACGCCCGCCTGCCGGACCGCGCCCAAGTGCCGGCGCTCGCGGCGCTGGTGGCCATTGCCGATGATGCGCCGCTGGCGGAAACGCTCGCGCCGCAGGATGTGCCCGTTTCCGCCCTCCCCCCGCTGCCCGGAGAGGACGAGCCCGCCGTCATCCTCTTCACCTCGGGCACGACCGGCAAGCCCAAGGGCGCGGTGCTGACCCATTGCAACATCGCTCACTCGATCCTGCATTTCTGCCACCATTATGCCCTGCGCGAAGGCGAGCGCTGCCTGCTTGCCGTCCCCGCCAGCCACGTGACCGGCCTCGTCGCGCTGCTCGCCACCAGCCTCGGCCTCGGCGGCTGCCTCGTCATCATGCGCGAATTCAAGGCGGGCGAATTCCTGCGCCTCATGGCGCAAGAGCAGGTCGGCTATACGCTTGTCGTTCCGGCCATGCTCACGCTCGCGCTGATGCAGCCGCAGTTCGAATCCGCCGCCCTTTCGAACTGGCGCGTCTGCGGCTTCGGCGGAGCCCCGATGCCCGACGCGACCATCGCAGACCTCGCGTTGCGCCTGCCGGGCCTCGCCCTCCACAATACCTACGGCGCGACCGAGACCACCTCGCCGGCCGTGATCATGCCTGCCGACCAGGCCGCCGCACGCAGCCGCCAGCTTGGTCTGCCGGTCCTGTGCTGCGACCTGCTGGTCATGGACGACCAGGGGCGGGAATGCCCGCCCGGAGAGCAGGGCGAGATCTGGATGGCCGGGCCGATGGTCATCCCCCGCTACTGGAACGACACCGCGGCAACCGCGGCAGCCTTCGTCCACGGCTACTGGAAATCGGGCGACATCGGCAGCCGCGATGCCGACGGCCATGTCTCGATCCACGACCGGATGAAGGACATGATCAACCGGGGCGGCTTCAAGATCTACTCGGTCGAGGTCGAAAACGCGCTCTGCGCCCATCCCGCCGTCATCGAGGCCGCCGTCGTCGGACGACCCTGCCCGGTTCTGGGCGAGCGCGTCGTCGCTTTCGTCCATGCCGGCGCGCCCGCATCCGCCGAAGAGCTGCGCGCCCACGTCGCGGCACGCCTGTCGGACTACAAGGTGCCGGAAGACATCCGTTTCGAAACCGTGCCGCTGCCGCGCAATGCCAACGGCAAGCTGCTCAAACATGCCCTGCGCGACCGTCTGGTCGGCGCCTGA
- a CDS encoding VOC family protein encodes MAALSGFTKLICRDEEAMAAYYTKVYGYDVVQRVSGTSDGEPFREVILAPGGDWTKGSLVMFNFTERDAPRDQQVILGFVVDDLDATVAGIESNGGKLVGPIREEAEHGVRVVFSTDPEGALCENVQMIAH; translated from the coding sequence ATGGCAGCGCTTTCCGGCTTTACCAAACTGATCTGCCGCGACGAAGAGGCGATGGCCGCTTATTACACGAAGGTCTACGGCTACGACGTCGTGCAGCGGGTTTCGGGCACCAGCGACGGCGAACCCTTCCGCGAAGTGATTCTCGCGCCGGGCGGTGACTGGACCAAGGGCTCGCTGGTCATGTTCAACTTCACCGAGCGCGATGCCCCGCGCGACCAGCAGGTGATCCTGGGCTTCGTGGTCGACGATCTCGACGCGACGGTCGCGGGCATCGAGAGCAATGGCGGCAAGCTGGTGGGACCGATTCGGGAAGAAGCGGAACATGGCGTGCGGGTGGTGTTCTCCACCGATCCCGAAGGCGCGCTGTGCGAGAACGTGCAGATGATCGCACACTGA